The following coding sequences lie in one Heyndrickxia oleronia genomic window:
- a CDS encoding BglG family transcription antiterminator, translating into MNNRQKELLRRLLIQEEGALHIKDLASELDCAEKTIRNDLDRLEEFLLEFPNAGLIRKPGLGISIAIDDDNRKDILHRLLSNEPKTMEERLFEMAFQLLTNNKPTTLQYWADRYYVPKAAVKKDIDIISNWVQRFDLELITKQRFGNTIEGSELKKRNALAHLSELIPSTSSAKNLVLDLFLPYEITIVRNALHDLKNRFSLTFTDGALESLLVHTLIMIKRTRQRAQVFIQGFEKESAEKSQEYNYTNWFFEQLESVFRLVFPDEERVYFTWHLMSSKRMEEELERILIKDEETTRIMNTLIYKMENLTQLPFVADPILASGLAVHMHSVINRIKYGFPITNPLFENIKRMYPYMFSMVILVLEELNTTFSIDIPEDEAAYIVLHFQASLERIEGGREEKKRALIVCHMGIGMSHLLEAKIKQQYQGIEILACISKTKVKNYVEIFQPDFIISTVPLENVKSEYIVISPLFGQDDKQKLRQFVEGLVNKRKSINTNNVLSQYLVNDLMFFNVEKEHRYEVVEMLARALFEKGYVKEEFIRNAIKREHSSATAIGGSIAIPHGDPSLIQTSAVATAILKKRMEWGNEQVSLVFMLAISKEDQGDIREVIGKIASLSQSPLVGLALTGAKDYQDFLGILEKKQ; encoded by the coding sequence ATGAATAATAGACAGAAGGAATTGTTGAGAAGATTGCTCATTCAAGAAGAAGGGGCATTGCATATTAAAGATTTGGCTTCAGAGCTTGATTGTGCGGAAAAGACAATCCGGAATGATTTGGATCGGTTGGAGGAATTTTTGCTTGAGTTCCCTAATGCCGGTTTAATTCGTAAGCCTGGTTTAGGTATTTCTATTGCTATTGATGATGATAACCGTAAAGATATTTTACACCGTCTTCTTTCAAATGAGCCAAAAACTATGGAAGAGCGGCTATTTGAAATGGCCTTTCAACTGTTGACGAATAATAAGCCGACAACATTACAGTATTGGGCGGATCGTTATTATGTTCCAAAAGCAGCAGTTAAGAAAGACATTGATATCATTAGTAATTGGGTACAACGTTTTGACCTTGAGCTCATCACAAAGCAACGGTTTGGAAATACGATAGAGGGGTCGGAGTTAAAAAAGCGAAATGCATTAGCCCATTTATCCGAGCTCATTCCATCTACTTCAAGTGCCAAAAATTTGGTACTAGATTTATTTTTGCCATATGAAATTACGATTGTGAGAAATGCATTGCATGATTTAAAGAATCGATTTTCTCTTACTTTTACAGATGGTGCTTTGGAGAGTTTGCTTGTACATACGCTGATTATGATTAAACGTACTCGACAAAGGGCGCAAGTATTTATCCAAGGGTTCGAAAAAGAGAGTGCAGAGAAGAGTCAAGAATACAACTATACAAATTGGTTTTTCGAACAACTTGAATCAGTTTTTCGGTTAGTCTTTCCTGATGAGGAGCGGGTTTATTTTACCTGGCATCTCATGAGTAGCAAACGAATGGAAGAGGAATTAGAACGGATATTAATAAAGGATGAAGAAACGACCAGAATTATGAATACACTGATATACAAAATGGAAAATCTGACCCAATTACCATTTGTGGCAGATCCCATTTTAGCAAGTGGACTAGCTGTTCATATGCATTCTGTTATTAATCGCATCAAGTATGGCTTTCCAATTACAAACCCATTGTTTGAAAATATCAAACGCATGTACCCGTATATGTTCAGTATGGTCATACTGGTTCTCGAGGAACTAAACACCACTTTTTCTATCGACATCCCAGAAGATGAGGCAGCATACATCGTACTTCATTTTCAAGCCTCTCTTGAACGTATAGAAGGAGGAAGAGAAGAGAAAAAAAGAGCATTGATTGTTTGTCACATGGGTATTGGCATGTCACATTTGTTGGAGGCGAAGATTAAACAACAGTATCAGGGCATTGAAATTCTGGCCTGTATTAGTAAAACTAAGGTGAAAAATTACGTAGAAATTTTCCAACCTGATTTTATCATTTCAACCGTACCACTTGAAAATGTGAAGAGTGAGTATATCGTTATTTCCCCGCTCTTTGGACAGGATGACAAGCAGAAATTGCGTCAATTTGTTGAGGGGTTAGTCAACAAACGTAAGTCCATTAATACAAATAATGTATTGTCGCAATACTTAGTGAATGATCTTATGTTCTTTAATGTAGAAAAAGAGCATCGTTATGAGGTTGTGGAAATGTTGGCCAGGGCTCTTTTTGAAAAAGGATATGTTAAAGAAGAATTTATACGTAATGCTATCAAACGGGAGCATTCATCTGCAACGGCCATTGGTGGAAGTATTGCCATACCGCACGGGGATCCGTCATTAATTCAAACATCCGCTGTTGCGACAGCAATTTTAAAAAAACGTATGGAATGGGGTAATGAGCAAGTATCACTTGTATTTATGTTGGCAATTTCGAAGGAAGATCAAGGAGATATTCGTGAAGTGATCGGGAAAATTGCCTCCCTAAGTCAGTCACCATTGGTGGGACTCGCATTAACTGGGGCAAAAGATTATCAGGACTTTTTAGGAATATTGGAGAAGAAACAATAA
- a CDS encoding aromatic ring-hydroxylating oxygenase subunit alpha — protein sequence MQQDRLWNEWHPVCKAEELLDDPKQVFVLGERVVIFRNEKGVHAFKDLCIHRGAALSLGKVKDGNLVCPYHAWEYNSEGTCVKIPALPCKRPIPKKARATVYHCQEQYGLIWVNLGDEPSPMISYPEYHTEGYRTAICGPYEVKANAPRIIENFLDVSHLMFVHEGMLGVEDHAEVMDYDVEFIDNRFITSKIPVYQPNPDGRSKGGYADYIYEILNPTTARFTKTTEGSDEEFTILLVVNQEDKEQAKAFMLLTRNYDLDKSDDAFIEFQDIIFNQDLDIVESQKPELLPLDLQAEMHLKSDALTIAYRRWLNELGVENGVIALSDEKRSKRKSSLVQ from the coding sequence ATGCAACAAGATCGATTATGGAATGAATGGCATCCAGTTTGTAAGGCAGAAGAGTTATTAGATGATCCAAAACAGGTATTTGTTCTAGGTGAGCGTGTGGTAATTTTCCGTAATGAAAAAGGGGTACATGCATTTAAGGATTTATGTATTCACCGTGGAGCTGCACTTTCACTCGGAAAAGTAAAGGATGGGAATTTGGTTTGTCCGTATCATGCATGGGAATATAATTCTGAAGGAACATGTGTAAAGATTCCTGCATTACCGTGTAAAAGACCGATTCCTAAGAAGGCTAGAGCAACGGTTTATCATTGCCAGGAACAATATGGCTTAATTTGGGTTAATTTAGGCGATGAACCTTCACCTATGATCTCTTATCCTGAATATCATACAGAGGGCTATCGTACAGCTATTTGTGGACCTTATGAAGTAAAGGCAAATGCACCGAGAATTATCGAAAATTTCCTAGACGTTTCACATCTTATGTTTGTTCATGAGGGGATGCTTGGAGTCGAAGATCATGCTGAAGTTATGGATTATGATGTAGAGTTTATCGATAATCGTTTTATTACGAGTAAAATTCCCGTATACCAACCGAATCCTGATGGAAGGTCAAAAGGTGGATACGCAGATTATATTTATGAAATATTAAATCCAACAACTGCCCGATTTACTAAAACAACAGAAGGTTCAGATGAGGAATTTACGATTTTGCTCGTTGTAAATCAGGAAGATAAAGAACAAGCAAAGGCATTTATGCTATTGACTCGAAATTATGATTTAGATAAATCAGATGATGCGTTTATTGAATTTCAGGATATTATTTTCAATCAAGATTTAGACATTGTCGAAAGTCAAAAACCTGAACTTCTCCCATTAGATTTACAGGCAGAAATGCACCTTAAATCTGATGCACTAACTATCGCTTATCGTAGATGGCTGAATGAGCTAGGGGTAGAAAACGGTGTAATCGCTCTTAGTGATGAAAAGCGAAGTAAGCGTAAATCATCTTTAGTACAATAA
- a CDS encoding nucleobase:cation symporter-2 family protein, translating into MESIARERETEKIGTDVGDHTENISILQSIFLGLQQVLAMDLFIPPMVLAGLLSFSVTENALLIQMTFIACGIATIIQAGIAMKLPVMQGPSFVPLSALAAIGTTSGVGAMIGSLIPGALLIAILGYPMKVFSKVVRKFIPPIVAGTVIVVVGISLMPSAINSIYTAQGSFGTNMFIALITAAVLIFCMYVGEKSKTKFRYIKVASVILALGIGTIVASFFGLVNFSSVGKSAWFQMPSIFAFGKPTFNIDAILIMLAIYFIIMIETTGTWFTVSKVTDEHLDDKRLNGGAFGEGLGCFLGSFFGGTPVTGYSSNAGIIAITGVKSRKPIIAGGVILILLGMMPKLMNVIASIPSVVINSVFAILCVVIMMNGFKVIKEVPFTERNMLVIGVSIMLALFAVLMPANILNGLPNLVTYFVSSGTAIGAITALVLNLILPQKLEDRGVATKMTEVSAKVN; encoded by the coding sequence ATGGAAAGTATTGCTAGAGAACGAGAAACAGAGAAAATAGGGACAGATGTTGGTGACCATACGGAGAATATTTCTATTTTACAATCGATTTTTTTAGGCCTCCAACAAGTATTAGCAATGGACCTTTTTATTCCACCTATGGTTTTAGCCGGATTATTATCATTTTCAGTTACTGAAAATGCTTTGCTCATTCAAATGACATTTATTGCTTGTGGGATTGCAACAATTATTCAAGCAGGAATAGCAATGAAGCTTCCTGTTATGCAGGGTCCTTCCTTTGTCCCACTAAGTGCTCTTGCCGCCATTGGAACAACATCTGGTGTTGGTGCGATGATAGGAAGCTTAATACCTGGGGCCTTGTTAATAGCTATATTGGGTTATCCAATGAAAGTATTTAGTAAAGTAGTAAGGAAATTTATCCCGCCAATTGTTGCAGGGACAGTTATCGTTGTTGTTGGTATTTCTCTTATGCCTAGTGCCATAAATTCTATTTATACTGCACAAGGTAGTTTTGGAACAAATATGTTTATTGCCCTTATAACAGCAGCTGTTCTGATTTTCTGTATGTATGTTGGCGAAAAATCTAAAACGAAATTTAGATATATTAAAGTTGCGTCTGTTATTTTAGCATTAGGTATTGGAACGATTGTTGCCTCGTTTTTTGGTTTAGTTAATTTTTCATCAGTTGGGAAGTCTGCTTGGTTTCAGATGCCAAGTATCTTTGCATTTGGAAAACCGACTTTTAACATAGATGCCATTCTCATTATGTTAGCTATTTACTTTATTATCATGATTGAAACGACTGGTACATGGTTTACTGTTAGTAAAGTGACTGACGAACATCTTGATGATAAACGATTAAATGGGGGAGCGTTTGGAGAAGGTTTAGGATGCTTTCTCGGTTCTTTCTTTGGTGGGACACCTGTAACAGGTTATTCCTCTAATGCAGGGATTATTGCAATTACAGGTGTTAAAAGCCGTAAGCCAATTATTGCTGGTGGAGTGATTTTAATTTTATTAGGAATGATGCCAAAACTTATGAATGTGATTGCCAGCATTCCTTCAGTTGTCATTAATAGTGTTTTTGCCATTCTTTGTGTAGTGATTATGATGAATGGATTTAAAGTGATTAAAGAAGTTCCTTTTACAGAAAGAAATATGTTGGTTATCGGTGTTTCTATCATGCTTGCGTTGTTTGCAGTACTTATGCCAGCTAATATCTTAAATGGATTACCAAATTTAGTGACATATTTTGTCTCATCTGGAACGGCGATTGGTGCTATTACTGCATTGGTACTTAATTTGATACTTCCTCAAAAGCTGGAAGATAGAGGGGTTGCAACTAAGATGACAGAAGTAAGTGCAAAAGTAAATTAG
- the guaD gene encoding guanine deaminase, translating into MDKCYEIFQGTAFTSHTSKEITILKDCLFCVNENGIIEKIVVPENEEYQLFLDKYQGRDNFHRLADGQYFLPGFVDLHVHAPQWAQSGTALDLPLHDWLNTYTFPLEAKYADLDFAATVYEDLVQTLLANGTTTALYFATVHKEASLLLAEICAKKGQRGLVGKVVMDDPEQNPDYYRDINTETALADTEEFILAVQELAKQVKQGVYPVVTPRFIPSCTTEALKGLGELAAKYDTHIQSHCSESDWEHEYVQNRFHKHDAFALHDFGLLGDKSVMAHCNFLDDDDAELFAKTGTAIGHCPLSNAYFANSVIPIARFRDKGIDIGLGTDISAGATPSLYDNAKQSVVSSRMLEDGVNNALPAEERGVPNSRITINEAFYFATAGGGESLSLPIGRIQENYTWDVQIIDTNVPSAKLPIFDPNEDLYDIFQKIMYNTRPENIREVWVQGEKVHSR; encoded by the coding sequence ATGGATAAATGTTATGAAATTTTCCAAGGAACAGCTTTCACTAGTCATACATCAAAAGAAATTACTATTTTGAAAGATTGCCTATTCTGTGTAAATGAGAATGGCATCATTGAAAAAATAGTTGTCCCAGAGAACGAAGAATACCAGTTATTTCTAGATAAATATCAAGGCAGAGATAATTTTCATCGCCTTGCAGATGGCCAGTATTTCCTGCCTGGTTTTGTCGATTTACATGTTCACGCCCCACAATGGGCACAATCTGGAACAGCACTGGACCTTCCACTACATGATTGGTTAAATACATACACATTTCCATTAGAAGCTAAATATGCAGATTTAGACTTCGCGGCAACTGTCTATGAAGATTTAGTTCAAACCTTGCTCGCGAATGGAACAACAACGGCACTTTACTTTGCAACGGTACATAAGGAGGCAAGTCTCTTACTTGCAGAAATATGCGCAAAGAAAGGACAGCGAGGTTTGGTTGGAAAAGTGGTGATGGATGATCCAGAACAAAATCCTGACTATTACCGAGATATAAATACAGAAACAGCATTAGCAGATACTGAAGAATTCATTTTAGCTGTTCAAGAGTTAGCGAAGCAGGTAAAACAAGGGGTATACCCTGTTGTTACACCACGCTTTATTCCTAGCTGCACAACTGAGGCTCTTAAAGGATTAGGTGAATTGGCGGCAAAGTATGATACACATATCCAATCACATTGTAGTGAAAGTGATTGGGAGCATGAATATGTCCAAAATCGGTTCCATAAACATGATGCCTTTGCATTACATGATTTTGGACTATTAGGTGATAAGTCGGTCATGGCACATTGCAATTTTTTAGACGATGATGATGCAGAATTATTTGCTAAAACGGGAACAGCCATTGGTCATTGCCCCTTATCAAATGCTTATTTTGCCAATAGTGTCATTCCCATTGCCCGCTTCCGAGACAAAGGAATTGATATTGGCTTAGGAACGGATATTTCAGCTGGTGCCACTCCTAGTCTTTACGATAACGCAAAACAATCTGTTGTCTCTTCGAGAATGCTAGAAGATGGAGTCAATAATGCCCTTCCTGCAGAAGAACGTGGCGTGCCTAATTCTCGCATTACCATTAATGAAGCCTTTTACTTCGCAACAGCAGGCGGTGGAGAAAGTTTAAGCCTACCTATTGGAAGAATACAAGAAAACTATACATGGGATGTACAAATTATCGACACAAACGTACCTTCTGCAAAGCTCCCAATCTTCGATCCAAATGAAGATCTATATGATATCTTCCAAAAAATCATGTATAATACTCGACCAGAAAACATTCGAGAAGTCTGGGTTCAAGGTGAAAAAGTGCATTCAAGATAA
- a CDS encoding amino acid ABC transporter ATP-binding protein — protein MEKILEFQHLSKTFGSNEVLKDINFSVNKGEVVCIIGSSGSGKSTLLRCANLLEKPSGGQILYKGENILSKDRDISEYRTKLGMVFQQFNLFNNFNVLGNCVVGQMRVLKRSRGEAEKLALKYLKVVGMDQYIHARPKQLSGGQKQRVAIARALSMEPDVMLFDEPTSALDPELVGEVLKVMKELAGSGLTMLIVTHEMGFAKEVSNRVVFMDKGVIAEEGSPEQIFNHPTQERTREFLKRTLAQNV, from the coding sequence ATGGAAAAAATCTTAGAATTTCAGCATTTAAGTAAAACCTTTGGAAGCAATGAAGTGTTAAAGGACATTAATTTTTCAGTTAATAAAGGGGAAGTAGTTTGTATTATTGGTTCGTCTGGGTCGGGAAAGTCTACACTTCTTCGTTGTGCGAATCTATTAGAAAAACCGAGTGGCGGTCAAATTCTCTATAAGGGTGAAAACATTTTAAGTAAAGATCGCGATATTTCTGAATATCGTACGAAATTAGGAATGGTGTTTCAGCAATTTAATTTATTTAATAATTTTAATGTACTTGGAAATTGTGTAGTAGGGCAAATGAGGGTGTTAAAACGTTCCCGAGGAGAGGCAGAAAAGCTGGCACTGAAATATTTAAAAGTTGTTGGAATGGATCAATATATTCATGCAAGACCAAAACAATTATCAGGGGGTCAAAAACAGCGTGTAGCTATAGCAAGAGCACTCTCTATGGAACCAGATGTAATGTTATTTGATGAGCCCACTTCAGCCCTTGATCCTGAATTGGTAGGAGAGGTTCTAAAAGTTATGAAAGAGCTTGCCGGCAGTGGCCTCACAATGTTAATAGTTACCCATGAAATGGGATTTGCAAAAGAAGTTTCAAACCGTGTAGTGTTTATGGACAAAGGAGTAATTGCAGAGGAAGGAAGTCCAGAACAAATCTTTAATCATCCTACACAAGAACGGACAAGAGAGTTTTTGAAACGTACACTAGCACAAAATGTGTAA
- a CDS encoding amino acid ABC transporter permease, translating into MTFDWLMKIVTENWPMFIRGAGITMLISIVGTILGFIIGLIIGGIRTIPLPERGAKRVFLKVIRAIFSTYIEIFRGTPMIVQAMVIFYGSALAFGADMDRLYAAFLIVSINTGAYMAEIVRGGILSIDKGQYEAAQAIGMNHFRTMFHIVLPQAIRNVIPSIGNQFVINIKDTSVLNVISVSELFFQTKSIAGNNFRYFESFFVACVLYLIMTITVSRILAYIEKKLDGPENYSQIVVEAPEDMYRKNVSQ; encoded by the coding sequence ATGACTTTTGATTGGTTAATGAAGATTGTTACAGAAAATTGGCCAATGTTCATCCGCGGTGCGGGGATTACAATGTTGATTTCTATTGTGGGTACCATTCTTGGATTTATCATCGGTTTAATAATAGGAGGGATACGGACAATTCCTCTGCCTGAGAGAGGAGCAAAGAGAGTTTTTCTTAAAGTGATACGTGCAATATTCTCTACCTATATTGAAATATTTCGTGGTACACCGATGATCGTACAAGCAATGGTTATTTTTTATGGATCAGCTTTAGCATTTGGTGCAGACATGGACCGTCTATATGCTGCCTTCCTCATTGTATCGATTAACACTGGGGCGTATATGGCAGAAATCGTCCGTGGCGGGATTCTCTCGATTGATAAAGGTCAGTATGAAGCAGCACAGGCAATTGGAATGAACCATTTTAGAACGATGTTCCATATTGTCCTACCTCAAGCCATTCGTAATGTTATACCATCAATTGGAAATCAGTTTGTTATTAATATTAAGGATACCTCTGTTCTCAATGTCATCTCTGTATCAGAATTATTTTTCCAAACAAAATCAATCGCGGGAAATAACTTTAGATATTTTGAATCATTTTTTGTTGCTTGTGTGCTTTACCTAATTATGACCATAACCGTATCACGAATATTAGCCTATATCGAAAAGAAATTAGATGGACCGGAAAATTATTCTCAAATTGTAGTAGAGGCACCTGAAGATATGTACAGGAAAAATGTCAGTCAATAG
- a CDS encoding transporter substrate-binding domain-containing protein has protein sequence MRKKRLVFMAISLTIILLLAGCGTSEKETVGTKTKDEETFKVGLEAGYAPFNWTQKDDSNGGVKIDGSAEYAGGYDVEIAKKIAEGLGKKLVIVKTEWDGLVPALTSGKIDAIIAGMSPTAERKKTIDFSDIYYKSNLVMVVKKGGKYETATSIQDFSGAKITAQLNTFHYSVIDQIKGVNKQPAMDNFPAMRVALESGVIDGYVSERPEGVSAESANKNYKMVEFTDGFKTSDDDTAIAVGIKKGSSLTDEINKILSGISEEERSSIMDTAIKNQPAAN, from the coding sequence ATGAGAAAAAAACGATTAGTTTTTATGGCAATCTCCTTAACAATTATACTGCTATTAGCAGGATGTGGTACTAGCGAAAAGGAAACGGTGGGGACAAAAACAAAAGATGAAGAAACATTTAAAGTAGGTCTTGAAGCTGGGTATGCTCCATTCAACTGGACACAGAAAGATGATTCCAATGGCGGAGTAAAAATTGATGGCAGTGCAGAGTATGCAGGTGGTTATGATGTGGAGATTGCTAAAAAAATAGCTGAAGGTTTGGGGAAAAAACTTGTAATCGTTAAAACCGAATGGGATGGCCTTGTTCCAGCATTAACCTCTGGAAAAATCGATGCCATCATAGCAGGAATGTCACCAACAGCAGAGCGCAAAAAGACGATCGATTTCTCGGATATCTACTATAAATCAAATTTAGTAATGGTCGTTAAAAAAGGTGGGAAATATGAGACAGCAACTTCTATTCAGGACTTCAGTGGCGCTAAAATAACAGCTCAATTAAATACATTCCACTATTCAGTCATTGATCAAATTAAAGGTGTAAATAAGCAGCCAGCAATGGATAATTTTCCGGCAATGAGGGTAGCGCTGGAATCAGGAGTCATTGATGGATATGTATCCGAACGTCCAGAAGGAGTTAGTGCTGAATCTGCTAACAAAAACTATAAAATGGTTGAATTTACTGATGGATTTAAAACATCAGATGATGATACGGCTATCGCTGTAGGTATTAAAAAAGGCAGCAGTTTAACAGATGAAATTAATAAAATTTTATCAGGGATCTCAGAAGAGGAACGTTCAAGCATTATGGATACTGCTATTAAAAATCAACCAGCAGCAAATTAA
- a CDS encoding FMN-dependent NADH-azoreductase — protein sequence MNVLVVKANNRPAAEAVSSRMYETFMDALKGAENLNVTTYDVFAEDTPYFGQDIFNAFGKVNNGGELTDIEQRLLNAKQKAMDALTAADVVVFAFPLWNLTIPAKLQTFIDYVYAAGFAFKYDADGNMIQLMTDKKAIFLNARGGIYSTPEMAQMDMSVNYMRNVFGGIFGMEIIDEVIIEGHNAMPNKAEEIIQEGLRKVTEAANKLANQVALV from the coding sequence ATGAATGTTTTAGTTGTTAAAGCAAATAACCGCCCAGCAGCGGAGGCTGTTTCCAGCAGAATGTATGAAACTTTTATGGACGCATTAAAAGGTGCGGAAAATTTGAATGTGACTACATATGATGTATTCGCTGAGGATACACCTTATTTTGGTCAAGATATATTTAATGCTTTTGGAAAAGTGAATAACGGTGGAGAATTAACTGATATAGAACAGCGTCTCTTAAATGCGAAACAAAAAGCAATGGATGCGTTAACTGCTGCAGATGTAGTTGTATTTGCATTCCCATTATGGAATTTAACTATTCCAGCTAAACTACAAACTTTTATCGATTATGTATACGCTGCAGGATTTGCATTTAAATATGATGCTGATGGTAACATGATTCAATTAATGACGGATAAAAAAGCCATTTTCTTAAATGCACGTGGCGGAATTTATTCTACACCAGAAATGGCACAGATGGACATGTCTGTTAATTATATGCGTAACGTATTTGGCGGTATATTTGGTATGGAAATTATCGATGAAGTCATTATCGAAGGCCATAATGCTATGCCTAATAAAGCAGAAGAAATCATCCAAGAAGGATTACGTAAGGTTACAGAGGCTGCTAATAAACTAGCAAATCAAGTGGCTTTAGTGTAA
- a CDS encoding anti sigma factor C-terminal domain-containing protein — protein MNKENEFLPKDLEFEKLVKKAKRRSMTKMVLISLIISLIVFTGLYLVGDKIMNMKIEKEFIMDSTWNEILGANVEEVKGTTYNYSPISATAKTKLVKKVGGVPIPWGEKERVFTILGTSRLITDVPPRSGSIKDERIPLYYQGERVIEFYHPDVIYKKIFDDRDLLNQIDDNKVVEMAFSFNKGYSIEEVDKIFKDQLAWYWVDTYSKEDTKEYSKLNEENSSGYTINGFEAYGFKYNNSSASTFISNLQLIKSKSGEYQDEATEIYNNITNNGKDKLAPKSLKIIGVVVTGKPSDLKKYNDTSIIRGATLGATTDQY, from the coding sequence ATGAATAAAGAAAATGAATTTTTACCAAAAGATTTAGAGTTTGAGAAATTAGTAAAAAAGGCAAAGAGACGTTCAATGACAAAAATGGTGTTGATTTCATTAATTATAAGCTTAATCGTTTTTACTGGTTTATATCTTGTGGGTGATAAGATTATGAATATGAAAATAGAAAAGGAATTTATAATGGATTCAACTTGGAATGAGATATTAGGAGCAAATGTTGAAGAAGTAAAGGGAACCACTTATAACTATTCTCCAATATCAGCAACAGCAAAAACAAAATTAGTGAAGAAAGTTGGAGGGGTACCAATACCGTGGGGGGAAAAGGAAAGAGTCTTTACTATTTTGGGAACGTCGAGATTGATTACGGATGTTCCACCGAGATCAGGTAGTATAAAGGATGAGCGTATCCCTTTATATTACCAAGGAGAAAGAGTCATTGAATTCTATCACCCAGACGTTATTTATAAGAAGATTTTTGATGATAGAGATTTGTTGAATCAAATTGATGATAACAAAGTTGTTGAAATGGCATTTTCATTTAATAAGGGATATTCAATCGAAGAAGTTGATAAAATTTTTAAAGATCAATTAGCATGGTATTGGGTAGATACCTATAGTAAGGAGGATACGAAGGAGTACAGCAAGTTAAATGAAGAGAATTCAAGTGGATACACCATAAATGGATTTGAAGCATATGGATTTAAATATAATAATAGTTCAGCATCTACTTTTATATCTAATCTTCAATTGATTAAATCAAAAAGTGGAGAGTATCAAGATGAAGCAACTGAAATTTATAATAACATTACGAATAACGGTAAGGATAAATTGGCACCCAAGAGCCTTAAAATTATTGGTGTCGTAGTTACAGGAAAACCAAGTGATTTAAAAAAGTATAATGACACATCTATCATTCGAGGTGCTACGTTAGGGGCAACAACCGATCAGTATTAA